One stretch of Microplitis mediator isolate UGA2020A chromosome 9, iyMicMedi2.1, whole genome shotgun sequence DNA includes these proteins:
- the LOC130674315 gene encoding metalloproteinase inhibitor 3-like, whose translation MKRFLILFCLGSLTIDYTNGCNCIGFPLQTLFCSSDFVIKIKVTDTSKTEEPIKNKYHVDILETYRANAAAEEPLKLKYLITNPYEGLCGLPLERDQVAVVGGHIIDGKPEIGVCNLHIENPQKIEAASYVLRENFSEICPSA comes from the exons atgaaaagattcttgatattattttgtttggGTTCATTGACAATTGATTACACAAATGGGTGCAATTGTATTGGCTTTCCACTTCAAACTTTGTTTTGCAGTTCAGATTTtg ttatcaaaataaaagttacgGATACTTCAAAAACGGAAgaaccaataaaaaataaataccacGTTGATATACTAGAAACTTACAga gcaAATGCTGCGGCAGAAGAACCACtcaaacttaaatatttaattactaatccATACGAAGGATTGTGTGGCCTCCCACTTGAACGTGACCAAGTTGCTGTTGTTGGAGGACACATAATTGATGGCAAGCCAGAAATTGGTGTCTGCAATCTGCATATAGAAAATcctcaaaaaattgaagctgcGTCATATGTTcttcgtgaaaatttttctgaaatttgTCCTTCAGCGTAA